ATGATAGTTAGTGGGATAATTATATCAAATTTAAAGGAAAAATCAAATATATAAAAAAGTAAAGGAGAATGATTATGGAACAAATTAATGTAGTAGCTCAATTTATACAAGAAAGTAAAGTGTTTTATCTAGCAACAAATGGGAAAAATGGACCAGATGTAAGACCAATGGGGATTGTTATTCCTTATAATGAAAGATTGTACTTCATTCTTGCTAAGCCAATGAATCTTAATCAGCAGTTGCAAGAGGATGGTAAAGTTTCAATTTCAACTTTTAATGGTGAAAAGATGTTAAGACTGTATGGAACAGCTGTACTAGATGATTCTGATGAGACGAAAGATGCTTTTATTGACATGAATGAACAAATTGCACAAATGTTCCCGAAAGAAATCATTGCCCCTTACTTTTTGAAAGATGTAAAAGCGAGCATAGGTGCTATGGGTGGTCAAGCTGATAATTATGAGTTCTAATTTGGTGACACAAAAGTGATTAAATGGATCAAAGAAAAAGAAGAAGAAAAAAGATATGTCTTTTATAGAAAAATTGTGCAGGATGATGTTGTATTGGAACCCTCATTAAGAGAATTTTGTGAAGCGAATCAATGTGGTCAATACGGTTCTAATTGGATGTGTCCACCTAGTTTAGGCACTTATGAAGAATTAACTGAAGAACTTCGTTCTTGCGGTAATGGTATCTTAATGCAGATGATTTATCAATTAGAAGATTCTTATGATGTTGAAGGTTGGAGAAAGGCATTAGAAGTGTTCGATTATAAATTAAGAGATATTGCAAATCAGATTTCAAGACATATTCCCAGAGAGGAACTTCTTATCCTAGGCGCAGGTCCATGTAGGTATTGTGAGATTTGTACGATTAAAAATGGTGAACCTTGCTTATATCCAAATCAGGCAATAGCTTCTGTTGAAGCCTATAGTATAGAAGTAAGTTCTACGATTAAGAATGTAGGACTCGAGTATAATAATGGACCCAATACTGTATCGACTGTGGCGATTCTATTAGAGAGATCAAGTACAAGAGGAGATTAAGAATGAAAACTGCTGTTAGATATTTTACACGGACTGGTAATACGAAAAAACTTGCCGAAGTTATTGCAAGAGAAGCTAGTGTTGAAGCTTTGCCGGTTACAGAACCACTTACAGAGGATGTGGATACTTTATTTCTTGCAAGTTCTGTTTACGGAGCAGGCGTAGCAGGTGAAGTAAAAACATTTTTGGCAAATATCGGTGTGCAAGTCGGTGAAATCGTTAATATAAGTTCTGCAGCTATTATTGAGTCTACATATGCTCAAGTAAAGAAAATAGCTGAAAAGAATGGATTGAAAATGTCAACTGATGAATATCATTGTCGTGGTCAGTTTACTTTAATGCATAAAGGTAGACCAAATGCAGAAGATTTACAGGAAGCAGCAGCATTTGCTAAAAGATATTTAAAACGATAGATGGTAATTAGAAGTATTATTATATTTGAAGATAAGCTTT
The nucleotide sequence above comes from Anaeromicrobium sediminis. Encoded proteins:
- a CDS encoding pyridoxamine 5'-phosphate oxidase family protein, encoding MEQINVVAQFIQESKVFYLATNGKNGPDVRPMGIVIPYNERLYFILAKPMNLNQQLQEDGKVSISTFNGEKMLRLYGTAVLDDSDETKDAFIDMNEQIAQMFPKEIIAPYFLKDVKASIGAMGGQADNYEF
- a CDS encoding DUF2284 domain-containing protein, whose amino-acid sequence is MQDDVVLEPSLREFCEANQCGQYGSNWMCPPSLGTYEELTEELRSCGNGILMQMIYQLEDSYDVEGWRKALEVFDYKLRDIANQISRHIPREELLILGAGPCRYCEICTIKNGEPCLYPNQAIASVEAYSIEVSSTIKNVGLEYNNGPNTVSTVAILLERSSTRGD
- a CDS encoding flavodoxin family protein translates to MKTAVRYFTRTGNTKKLAEVIAREASVEALPVTEPLTEDVDTLFLASSVYGAGVAGEVKTFLANIGVQVGEIVNISSAAIIESTYAQVKKIAEKNGLKMSTDEYHCRGQFTLMHKGRPNAEDLQEAAAFAKRYLKR